A genome region from Sphingobacteriaceae bacterium GW460-11-11-14-LB5 includes the following:
- a CDS encoding DNA-binding protein produces the protein MKEPISPEIIPNEVIVNKIYLFRGIKVMLDSDLAELFGVETKKLKQQVRRNIERFPEHFMFELTKEENDVLRSQIVTLRHGQHSKYLPFAFSEHGILQLSNVLKSSRAVEVSIKIIDVFVQLRTMVLSNTEIRLELEKIKKKVDNQDKNIEVIFRYFDELLEQKAQPRKQIGYKISKEK, from the coding sequence ATGAAAGAACCGATATCACCCGAAATCATCCCCAACGAAGTAATAGTTAATAAAATATATCTTTTTAGAGGAATTAAGGTGATGTTAGATTCTGATTTGGCAGAACTCTTTGGCGTTGAGACTAAGAAGTTAAAACAACAAGTTAGAAGAAATATAGAGCGTTTTCCGGAGCACTTTATGTTTGAGCTAACAAAAGAAGAAAACGATGTCTTAAGGTCACAAATTGTGACCTTAAGACATGGACAACACTCAAAGTACCTTCCGTTTGCATTTAGCGAACATGGTATTTTGCAACTGTCGAACGTTTTGAAAAGCAGTAGGGCAGTAGAAGTAAGTATTAAAATTATTGATGTGTTTGTACAACTTAGAACGATGGTTTTAAGCAATACAGAAATAAGGCTGGAATTAGAAAAGATTAAAAAGAAGGTAGATAATCAAGATAAAAACATTGAAGTGATCTTCAGATATTTTGATGAACTATTGGAGCAGAAAGCACAGCCAAGAAAGCAAATTGGCTACAAAATCTCGAAAGAGAAATAA
- a CDS encoding NADH-quinone oxidoreductase subunit N: MNIIITISITAFIVLYAGLFKANKALLPLTVVGLLTALGFTFCAWNSNAVHFGMMQTDNFALAFSGICIIGTLLIFLLTQNYFHAKSDNIAEYYTLILFALAGMIMMVSYKNMAMLFVGLEIMSVSLYILAGIRKKDFASNEASLKYFLMGAFSTGFLLFGITLIYGATGSFDLDKIQAYLVNSQAISPIFYPGVILMMIGLSFKVGAAPFHFWTPDVYEGAPSLITTFMSTVVKTAGFAAFLRLFAGALAPLHDFWVAPLMVIVCLTLFIGNVTALFQKNFKRMLAYSSISHAGYLLFSLIVLTKNSGNSVLVYAAAYTFASIIAFAVLILVKQKTGSDSFESFNGLAKRNPLVALCLTVAMLSLAGIPLTAGFIGKYLMFLNVMTEYKTLLVAFAILNALVGFYYYFRVIVAMWFKDGAETVLSTPVQYKVVLLVSVAITLILGIYPAIILNLI; this comes from the coding sequence ATGAATATTATTATAACCATTAGTATAACAGCTTTTATAGTGCTTTATGCAGGTTTGTTTAAGGCAAATAAAGCATTATTACCACTTACCGTTGTTGGCTTACTTACTGCACTGGGATTTACTTTTTGTGCATGGAATAGCAATGCTGTTCATTTCGGAATGATGCAGACGGATAACTTTGCCCTGGCATTTTCCGGAATCTGTATTATCGGTACACTTTTGATCTTTTTATTAACACAGAACTATTTCCACGCTAAAAGCGATAACATAGCCGAATATTATACCCTGATTCTTTTCGCACTGGCCGGAATGATCATGATGGTATCGTATAAAAATATGGCCATGTTATTTGTAGGCTTAGAAATCATGTCGGTGAGTTTATACATTTTGGCAGGTATCCGTAAAAAGGATTTTGCCTCTAACGAAGCTTCCTTAAAGTATTTCTTAATGGGTGCTTTCTCAACAGGTTTCTTATTATTTGGTATCACCTTGATTTATGGCGCTACAGGGTCATTTGATCTAGACAAGATACAGGCTTATCTTGTAAATAGTCAGGCCATTTCTCCAATATTCTATCCAGGTGTTATCCTGATGATGATTGGTTTAAGCTTTAAGGTTGGTGCTGCCCCTTTCCATTTCTGGACTCCAGATGTATACGAAGGTGCTCCATCTTTAATTACCACCTTCATGAGTACGGTGGTTAAAACTGCAGGTTTTGCTGCTTTCCTAAGATTATTTGCTGGTGCACTTGCTCCACTTCACGATTTTTGGGTTGCACCCCTGATGGTGATTGTGTGTTTAACCTTATTCATCGGAAACGTAACTGCGCTATTCCAGAAGAACTTCAAACGCATGCTGGCTTACTCGAGTATCTCGCATGCTGGTTACCTGTTATTTTCGCTTATCGTGTTAACCAAAAACTCTGGAAACAGCGTATTGGTTTATGCGGCAGCTTATACCTTCGCATCAATTATCGCTTTTGCGGTGTTAATATTAGTGAAACAAAAAACGGGTAGCGATAGCTTCGAAAGTTTTAATGGTTTGGCTAAACGTAATCCCCTAGTTGCATTATGTTTAACTGTAGCCATGCTTTCATTAGCAGGTATTCCTTTAACAGCTGGTTTTATCGGGAAATATTTAATGTTCCTGAACGTAATGACCGAATATAAAACCTTACTGGTTGCATTTGCGATTTTAAATGCATTGGTTGGCTTCTATTATTATTTTAGGGTAATTGTAGCCATGTGGTTTAAAGACGGCGCAGAAACAGTGCTTTCAACCCCGGTGCAATACAAAGTTGTTTTATTGGTTTCTGTGGCAATTACACTAATTTTAGGTATTTATCCTGCAATTATTTTAAACCTGATATAG
- a CDS encoding inorganic pyrophosphatase, which yields MAKDDHHAWHSVSPGHNVPEIVNAIIEIPKGSKAKYEIDKESGLIKLDRVLFSSVMYPANYGFIPQTYCDDKDPLDILVLCSVDVYPMTLIEAKVVGVMHMVDNGEQDDKIIAVAAHDMSVNYINDLDELPPHQMKEIVRFFQDYKALEDKNVTIEHLLGVRYAHKVIKESIELYNTTFRELA from the coding sequence ATGGCAAAAGACGATCATCACGCGTGGCATAGCGTATCTCCTGGACATAACGTTCCAGAAATTGTAAACGCAATTATTGAAATTCCAAAAGGTTCAAAAGCAAAATACGAAATAGATAAAGAATCTGGCTTAATTAAGTTAGACAGGGTTCTTTTTTCATCAGTAATGTATCCTGCAAACTATGGTTTTATTCCGCAAACTTATTGCGATGATAAAGATCCATTAGATATTTTAGTACTTTGTTCGGTAGATGTTTACCCAATGACATTGATTGAAGCTAAAGTAGTTGGTGTGATGCATATGGTTGATAATGGCGAACAAGATGATAAAATCATTGCTGTAGCTGCTCACGATATGTCTGTAAACTACATCAACGATTTAGATGAGTTGCCTCCACACCAAATGAAAGAGATTGTTCGTTTCTTTCAGGATTATAAAGCATTAGAAGATAAAAATGTAACTATCGAACATTTACTTGGTGTTCGTTATGCGCATAAAGTAATTAAAGAAAGCATAGAACTTTATAACACAACATTTAGAGAATTAGCTTAA
- a CDS encoding NADH-quinone oxidoreductase subunit M — MEQLLLLIFLPLVGAIVTAFAGKSAKIVSTVFSVVSLGLALVIACNFIPNASTQFEVNLPWIADLGINFHAGIDGISMLVVLLTNLLVPIIILSSYNHEYKNPAAFYALILFMQCGLLLVFTALDAFLFYIGWEAALIPIYFICAIWGGKDRISINMKFFVYTIAGSLFMLMGIIYLYLQNPAHNFDIQAFYALNLDSAQQGWIFWAFFIAFAIKMPIFPFHTWQPDTYTAAPTQGTMLLSGVMLKMGIYGVIRWLLPIVPAGVHDWGQVAIVLSIIGIVYASIIAFTQKDAKRLVAYSSIAHVGLISAGIFAFNQQGMQGAMVQMLSHGINVVGLFFVLDIIFSRVKTNKIEELGGIAKVAPQLALTFLIIVLGTVALPGTNGFIGEFLLLMGVYNYGIWAAAIAGLTIIFGAVYMLRMYQNVMLGETNSLTITFTDIKGTEKLVLYIICALIIVLGIYPKPVLHLTEASVQHLLEQVNQKLNTVN; from the coding sequence ATGGAACAACTTTTACTACTTATATTTCTTCCGCTTGTAGGTGCAATCGTTACTGCATTTGCGGGTAAATCGGCTAAAATAGTTTCGACCGTATTTTCGGTTGTTTCTTTAGGTTTAGCTTTGGTTATCGCCTGTAATTTCATCCCAAATGCAAGTACCCAGTTTGAGGTTAATTTGCCATGGATTGCAGATTTGGGTATCAATTTCCACGCTGGTATCGATGGCATTAGCATGCTTGTGGTATTGCTAACCAATTTATTGGTGCCGATCATTATTTTATCGAGCTACAATCACGAGTATAAAAATCCGGCTGCATTTTATGCCTTGATTTTATTTATGCAATGTGGCCTGTTATTGGTGTTTACGGCATTGGATGCTTTCTTGTTCTATATCGGATGGGAAGCAGCATTAATTCCAATCTATTTTATCTGTGCCATCTGGGGAGGAAAAGACCGCATAAGTATCAACATGAAATTTTTCGTGTATACCATTGCAGGTTCATTATTTATGTTGATGGGTATTATTTACCTATACCTTCAAAACCCGGCACACAATTTTGATATTCAGGCTTTTTACGCTTTAAACTTAGATAGTGCACAACAGGGATGGATTTTCTGGGCTTTCTTTATTGCCTTTGCCATTAAGATGCCAATTTTTCCTTTCCACACCTGGCAGCCTGATACATACACCGCGGCTCCTACACAGGGAACGATGTTATTATCGGGTGTCATGTTAAAAATGGGTATCTATGGTGTAATTAGGTGGTTGTTGCCAATTGTTCCCGCAGGCGTTCATGATTGGGGACAAGTAGCGATTGTTTTGTCTATCATCGGTATCGTTTATGCTTCGATAATTGCTTTTACACAAAAAGATGCAAAACGTTTAGTCGCTTATTCTTCTATCGCCCACGTTGGATTAATTTCTGCAGGTATCTTTGCTTTCAACCAGCAGGGGATGCAAGGTGCCATGGTGCAGATGTTGAGTCACGGTATTAACGTAGTAGGTTTATTCTTCGTTTTAGATATTATCTTTTCTCGTGTTAAAACAAATAAAATTGAAGAGTTGGGTGGAATTGCTAAAGTAGCACCTCAGTTAGCCCTTACTTTTCTGATCATCGTATTAGGCACTGTAGCACTACCGGGAACAAACGGATTTATTGGCGAATTTTTATTACTGATGGGCGTTTACAACTACGGCATTTGGGCTGCAGCCATCGCAGGCTTAACCATTATTTTTGGTGCAGTTTACATGTTACGCATGTACCAAAATGTAATGCTTGGCGAAACCAACAGCTTAACCATCACCTTCACCGATATTAAAGGAACTGAAAAATTGGTTCTTTATATTATATGTGCATTAATTATTGTTTTGGGCATTTATCCAAAACCGGTTTTGCATTTAACAGAGGCATCTGTACAACATTTATTAGAACAGGTAAATCAAAAATTAAACACAGTAAATTAA
- a CDS encoding Fe-S-binding domain-containing protein → MSEKVKVTIDGITVEVDNGTTILNAARQIGGDIVPPAMCYYSKLQGSGGKCRTCIVKVTKGSEKDPRPMPKLVASCRTTVMDGMEVLNITSPEVLEARAGVVEILLINHPLDCPVCDQAGECDLQNLGYEHGLQKTRYEFERRTFERIDIGDKIQLHMNRCILCYRCVFTADQITNKRVHGILNRGDHSEISTYITQAVDNDFSGNVIDVCPVGALTDKTFRFKNRVWFTKPVDAHRDCDHEKCNGKVTLWYKGADVLRVTARKDQFGEVEEFICNTCRFDKKATADWVIEHPTHIDDTSVIASNHYETLKPLHVIQPNEALQAANEIELHKTVKY, encoded by the coding sequence ATGAGTGAAAAAGTTAAGGTTACGATAGATGGGATAACAGTAGAGGTTGATAACGGAACAACCATTCTGAATGCTGCAAGGCAAATCGGAGGGGATATTGTTCCGCCAGCAATGTGCTATTATTCTAAATTACAAGGCAGTGGCGGTAAATGCCGTACCTGTATTGTAAAAGTGACTAAAGGTTCAGAGAAAGATCCTCGGCCAATGCCTAAGTTGGTGGCTTCTTGCCGCACAACCGTAATGGATGGGATGGAAGTGCTTAACATTACTTCACCTGAAGTTTTGGAAGCACGTGCAGGTGTTGTAGAGATCTTATTGATTAACCACCCTTTAGATTGCCCTGTTTGCGATCAGGCAGGAGAGTGTGATTTACAGAATTTGGGCTACGAACATGGTTTGCAAAAAACACGTTATGAGTTTGAGCGCCGTACTTTTGAGCGCATCGATATAGGTGATAAAATCCAGTTGCACATGAACCGTTGTATTTTGTGCTATCGTTGTGTTTTCACAGCAGATCAGATTACCAACAAACGTGTACATGGTATTTTAAACCGTGGCGATCACTCCGAAATTTCTACTTACATCACCCAGGCGGTTGATAACGATTTCTCAGGAAACGTAATCGATGTTTGTCCGGTAGGTGCTTTAACCGATAAAACTTTCCGTTTTAAAAACCGTGTTTGGTTTACCAAACCAGTTGATGCACACCGCGATTGCGATCACGAAAAATGCAATGGTAAAGTAACCCTTTGGTATAAAGGAGCAGATGTTTTACGTGTTACGGCTCGTAAAGATCAGTTTGGAGAAGTAGAAGAATTTATTTGCAATACTTGCCGCTTCGATAAAAAAGCAACTGCTGATTGGGTAATTGAACACCCAACACACATTGATGATACTTCGGTAATTGCATCAAACCACTATGAAACATTAAAACCTTTGCATGTTATTCAGCCAAACGAGGCGCTACAAGCTGCAAATGAAATTGAATTACATAAAACAGTTAAATACTAA
- a CDS encoding alkaline phosphatase gives MHDFWNNLHQLLDPEKLLREGGFYLVVFVIYAETGLFFGFFLPGDYLLFLAGMFVATGKLDVNIAVLLAGLCIAAISGNFTGYWFGRKTGPVLYTRKDSFFFKKRYLKAAEDYYHKQGAFALIMGRFVPIVRTFAPIFAGVVKLDFKKFALYNVVGGVLWICSLTLLGYFLGKRFEKEINDYLLYIIIGFILITTIPLLITFVKSKVVSGPEEDKTDLN, from the coding sequence ATGCACGATTTTTGGAATAACCTGCATCAGCTACTTGACCCCGAGAAATTATTGAGGGAGGGTGGATTCTATCTAGTCGTATTCGTTATCTATGCAGAAACAGGCCTGTTTTTTGGTTTTTTTCTTCCCGGTGATTATTTATTGTTTTTAGCGGGAATGTTTGTGGCAACAGGCAAGCTGGATGTGAACATTGCGGTACTCCTGGCGGGTTTATGTATTGCAGCCATTTCCGGGAATTTTACCGGTTATTGGTTCGGACGTAAAACCGGCCCGGTATTGTACACCAGAAAAGACAGTTTCTTTTTTAAAAAGAGATATTTAAAAGCCGCTGAAGATTATTATCATAAACAAGGTGCCTTTGCGTTAATAATGGGCCGATTTGTACCTATTGTTAGAACTTTTGCACCGATTTTTGCAGGGGTAGTAAAACTAGACTTTAAAAAATTTGCTTTATATAATGTCGTGGGTGGGGTACTTTGGATCTGTTCCTTAACTTTGCTCGGTTATTTTTTAGGCAAAAGATTTGAAAAAGAAATTAACGATTATTTATTATATATTATTATTGGCTTTATCCTTATTACAACTATACCATTATTAATTACCTTTGTAAAAAGTAAAGTAGTGAGTGGTCCTGAAGAGGATAAAACAGATTTAAATTAA
- a CDS encoding NADH-quinone oxidoreductase subunit I, translating to MESLSNKKKVLEQKPLSFMERMYLPAIAKGMGITISHLFKKEATVRYPEVEREFSTNFRGMHSLKRDENGKERCTACGLCALSCPAEAITMIAAERKPEEKDLYREEKYAATYEINMLRCIFCGLCEEACPKEAIYLDGPIVPADYLRKDFIYGKDKLVEAPLEMKK from the coding sequence ATGGAATCATTAAGTAATAAGAAAAAAGTACTGGAACAAAAGCCATTGAGCTTTATGGAACGGATGTACCTGCCGGCAATTGCCAAGGGCATGGGCATCACCATCAGTCACTTATTTAAGAAAGAGGCTACTGTAAGATATCCTGAGGTAGAACGCGAATTCTCTACCAACTTTAGGGGGATGCACTCGCTAAAACGTGATGAGAACGGTAAGGAACGTTGTACTGCCTGCGGTTTATGTGCACTATCTTGCCCGGCTGAAGCCATTACCATGATTGCTGCAGAGCGTAAACCCGAGGAGAAAGATTTATACCGCGAGGAAAAATATGCTGCAACTTACGAAATCAATATGTTGCGCTGCATTTTCTGTGGATTGTGTGAAGAGGCTTGCCCCAAAGAAGCAATTTACTTAGATGGACCGATTGTACCTGCTGATTATTTACGTAAAGATTTCATTTACGGAAAAGACAAGCTGGTAGAGGCGCCATTGGAAATGAAAAAATAA
- a CDS encoding NADH-quinone oxidoreductase subunit H, whose product MDSAFVIEKFILVAVIFGISLVIAMYSTYAERKVAAFLQDRLGPDRAGPFGILQPLADGIKMFMKEEIIPTTSNRFLFIAGPGLALLCACIGTAVIPWGSPVLIAGKTIPLQVSDINVGVLYIFGVVSLGVYGVMIGGWASNNKYSLLSAIRAASQNISYEIAMGLSIIALLLMTNTLSLKEIVDQQHGWRWNVLYQPLGFLIFMVCSFAETNRAPFDLPECETELIGGYHTEYSSMKLGFYLFAEYINMFVSSAVMAALYWGGYNYPGMDSMAVWLGPTWAPLFGTAVFFGKICAFIFFFMWVRWTIPRFRYDQLMNLGWKGLIPLAIANIIITGVVIAIIEKF is encoded by the coding sequence ATGGATAGCGCTTTTGTTATAGAAAAATTTATCCTGGTAGCTGTAATTTTCGGCATCAGTTTAGTTATTGCCATGTATTCTACTTATGCAGAACGCAAGGTTGCTGCATTTTTACAAGATCGTTTAGGACCAGATAGAGCTGGCCCCTTTGGTATTTTACAACCATTGGCTGATGGTATCAAAATGTTTATGAAGGAAGAAATTATTCCTACAACATCAAACAGATTTTTATTTATCGCTGGTCCTGGCCTGGCTTTGCTTTGTGCCTGTATTGGTACTGCCGTTATTCCATGGGGTAGTCCTGTTTTAATTGCGGGCAAAACTATTCCGCTACAAGTTTCAGATATCAATGTTGGTGTTTTATACATTTTCGGCGTAGTATCTTTAGGTGTGTATGGTGTGATGATTGGTGGTTGGGCGTCGAACAACAAATACTCTTTGTTAAGTGCGATTCGTGCAGCTTCTCAGAACATCAGTTATGAAATTGCAATGGGATTATCGATCATCGCTTTGCTTTTAATGACGAATACCCTAAGCTTAAAAGAAATCGTTGATCAGCAACACGGCTGGAGATGGAACGTGTTATATCAGCCACTTGGATTTTTAATCTTTATGGTTTGTTCATTTGCCGAAACCAACCGTGCGCCATTTGATTTACCTGAATGTGAAACGGAATTGATTGGTGGTTACCATACTGAGTATTCGTCAATGAAATTAGGATTTTACCTGTTTGCAGAGTATATCAATATGTTTGTATCATCTGCGGTAATGGCGGCTTTATACTGGGGCGGTTATAATTATCCTGGTATGGACTCAATGGCGGTATGGTTAGGGCCAACCTGGGCACCACTTTTTGGTACCGCAGTTTTCTTCGGTAAAATATGTGCTTTCATCTTTTTCTTCATGTGGGTACGTTGGACCATCCCTCGTTTCCGTTACGATCAATTGATGAATTTAGGTTGGAAAGGTTTAATACCTTTGGCTATTGCCAATATTATAATAACAGGTGTTGTGATTGCGATTATTGAGAAGTTTTAA
- a CDS encoding NADH-quinone oxidoreductase subunit J translates to MSTQVFYFVATLSIIFSLMVIFAKNPIHSVLYLILTFFTFTVHYVLLNAQFLAVVNFIVYMGAIMVLFLFVLMLLNLNKETEPSKSPLIKIVGVIAGGCLVVTLIGSLKSASITSPLILKNPGLGLVENLGKELFGPFLLPFELSSLLLLAAMVGAVLLSKRDEVEA, encoded by the coding sequence ATGAGTACACAAGTATTCTATTTCGTAGCCACATTAAGTATCATCTTTTCGCTGATGGTGATTTTTGCAAAAAATCCAATCCACAGTGTATTGTACTTAATCCTTACCTTTTTTACCTTCACCGTTCACTATGTGTTATTAAACGCACAGTTTTTAGCGGTGGTAAACTTTATTGTTTACATGGGGGCGATAATGGTATTGTTCCTTTTTGTACTGATGCTGCTTAACCTGAACAAAGAAACCGAACCGAGTAAATCGCCACTGATCAAAATCGTGGGTGTAATTGCTGGCGGTTGTTTAGTTGTAACCTTAATCGGTTCTTTAAAATCAGCCAGTATTACCAGTCCGTTGATTTTGAAAAATCCAGGATTAGGATTAGTAGAAAATCTGGGTAAGGAGCTTTTTGGCCCATTCTTATTACCATTCGAATTGTCATCTCTATTACTATTGGCAGCAATGGTTGGAGCCGTTTTATTATCTAAAAGAGATGAGGTAGAAGCATAA
- a CDS encoding NADH-quinone oxidoreductase subunit L has translation MTIEQLIWLVPLLPFLGFVINGLGRNSLSKGLVGIIGSGVILASFIISVVIFFSLQGDTQKSHEVFLFDWISAGALHIPLSFLVDPLSSIMLLIITGIGFLIHLYSTSYMHDDAGFGKFFAYLNLFVFFMLLLVLGSNYIVMFIGWEGVGLCSYLLIGFWYTNSAYASAAKKAFVMNRIGDLGFLLGVFLIFTTFGSVEFAKVFPQAANMLPGNDTLVLITILLFIGACGKSAQLPLFTWLPDAMAGPTPVSALIHAATMVTAGIYMIARSSILFDLAPLTQHIIAIVGAATALVAAIIALTQTDIKKVLAYSTVSQLGYMFLGLGVGAYTGSFFHVLTHAFFKALLFLGAGSVIHAMHHEQDMRHMGGLKGKLKTTFTTMMIGTIAIAGLPPFSGFFSKDEILAHAFQASPILWGIGVLTAFLTAFYMFRMMFLTFSGKYRGTHHAESHIHESPTAMTLPLIILAILAAIGGAINLPHVFGGNEWLAHWLAGAGVAQHELDLSHATEYTLMGVSVAAAVIALLYAYTRYVKGAHVPVADEAPRSALAKLSYNKFYLDEIYDFLITKPLDALSKFFYRIIDNKFIDGIVNGLGWSTNEASKGIRLLQSGNVGFYIFMMVFGIIALLLYTFSYIL, from the coding sequence ATGACAATAGAACAATTGATTTGGTTGGTTCCGTTACTTCCTTTTTTAGGGTTTGTAATTAATGGACTGGGCAGAAACTCTTTATCTAAAGGACTTGTTGGTATCATCGGAAGCGGCGTGATCTTAGCCTCCTTTATCATCAGCGTAGTTATTTTCTTTAGTTTACAAGGCGATACACAAAAATCTCACGAAGTATTTTTATTTGATTGGATCAGCGCAGGTGCTTTACACATCCCATTATCTTTCCTGGTTGATCCTTTAAGCTCAATCATGCTTTTGATCATCACTGGAATCGGTTTCCTGATCCATTTATATTCGACCAGCTATATGCACGATGATGCCGGATTCGGTAAATTCTTCGCTTACCTGAACCTGTTTGTATTCTTCATGCTTTTATTGGTATTGGGTTCAAACTATATTGTGATGTTCATCGGTTGGGAGGGTGTAGGTTTATGTTCATACCTGTTAATCGGTTTCTGGTATACGAACAGCGCTTATGCATCAGCAGCTAAAAAAGCTTTCGTAATGAACCGTATCGGCGATTTAGGCTTTTTATTAGGGGTGTTCTTAATCTTCACCACTTTTGGTAGTGTAGAGTTTGCTAAAGTTTTTCCTCAGGCTGCGAATATGTTGCCAGGTAATGATACTTTGGTTTTAATCACCATTTTATTATTTATCGGTGCATGCGGTAAATCGGCACAGTTGCCATTATTTACCTGGTTACCTGATGCAATGGCCGGACCAACACCAGTTTCGGCTTTGATTCACGCAGCAACGATGGTAACTGCTGGTATTTATATGATTGCCCGCTCGAGCATATTGTTCGATCTTGCACCGCTTACCCAGCACATTATTGCTATTGTTGGTGCAGCTACAGCTTTAGTTGCTGCAATTATTGCTTTAACGCAGACTGATATTAAAAAGGTATTGGCTTATTCAACGGTATCTCAATTGGGATATATGTTTTTAGGTCTGGGCGTTGGCGCTTATACAGGTTCATTCTTCCATGTTTTAACCCATGCATTCTTTAAAGCATTATTATTCTTAGGTGCAGGTTCAGTTATTCATGCCATGCATCATGAGCAGGATATGCGCCACATGGGTGGATTGAAAGGAAAACTTAAAACTACTTTTACCACCATGATGATCGGTACCATTGCTATTGCAGGTTTACCACCATTCTCTGGTTTCTTCTCAAAAGACGAAATTTTGGCCCATGCTTTCCAGGCTAGTCCAATACTTTGGGGAATTGGAGTTTTAACCGCATTCTTAACGGCATTCTATATGTTCAGAATGATGTTCCTGACTTTTTCTGGAAAATACCGTGGTACACACCATGCAGAAAGCCATATCCACGAATCGCCAACAGCGATGACTTTACCGTTAATCATTTTAGCAATTCTTGCTGCAATTGGTGGAGCAATCAATCTTCCACATGTTTTTGGTGGAAACGAGTGGCTGGCACATTGGTTAGCAGGAGCAGGTGTTGCACAACATGAATTAGATTTAAGCCATGCTACAGAATATACTTTAATGGGCGTTTCGGTAGCCGCCGCGGTAATTGCTTTACTATATGCTTATACCCGATATGTAAAAGGTGCACATGTTCCGGTTGCTGATGAAGCGCCACGTTCGGCATTGGCAAAATTATCATACAATAAATTCTATTTGGATGAGATTTATGATTTCCTGATCACTAAGCCATTAGATGCACTTTCTAAATTCTTTTACAGGATTATCGATAACAAGTTTATTGATGGAATTGTGAACGGACTGGGATGGAGCACAAACGAAGCCAGTAAAGGCATCCGTTTGTTGCAAAGTGGAAACGTAGGTTTCTATATATTTATGATGGTATTCGGTATCATCGCATTACTATTATATACATTTAGTTACATATTATAA
- a CDS encoding NADH-quinone oxidoreductase subunit K encodes MENLFTQAAGVPLNHYIYLSAIIFSIGVVGVLTRRNAIVIFMSVELMLNAVNLLLTAFSVHNNDPSGQVFVFFIMALAAAEVAVGLAIIVMVYRNTKSVDINVLNRLKW; translated from the coding sequence ATGGAAAATTTATTTACACAAGCAGCAGGCGTTCCGCTAAACCACTACATCTATTTAAGTGCCATTATTTTTTCTATTGGCGTAGTAGGTGTACTTACCCGCAGAAATGCCATTGTAATTTTTATGTCGGTTGAGCTGATGCTTAATGCGGTTAACTTACTTTTAACAGCATTTTCAGTTCATAATAATGACCCATCAGGGCAGGTTTTCGTATTCTTCATTATGGCTTTGGCAGCTGCAGAGGTTGCAGTAGGCCTGGCAATTATTGTAATGGTTTACCGGAATACGAAATCAGTAGATATTAATGTTTTAAATCGCCTTAAGTGGTAA